From Salmo salar chromosome ssa09, Ssal_v3.1, whole genome shotgun sequence:
AGTGTATCTATTATGTAAATAGAGACCAATTCATTCTTCAAATCATCTTGTCAAATCAGCATATTACAGGTTAAAAAACCTGATTTGACCTCTGTTTCCCTCCTAGTACAATAATCAGACGTCAATAACTAAGCCCTTTCCATGCCCAGTGTGAGGGCCTACCTCTGGTTTGTCCATGGGGTCAGAGAAGCAGCCCTGGTTTCTGCCCCACATGGTGGAGGCCAGCTCAGGGTACTGCACGTCTGTACACAGCGCCACCTGGCGGGCAGAGTCGGTAACGTAGACGGGAGGCCAATACCGGGAGGATACCAGCAGGTCCACGTGGTCGCGGGCCGTCTCACCCTTCACCAGGTACTTGGAACCACACACCACCTGGAAGAGTATGGGAAAAGTAGTCTTCTATCACCTGTCTGGTTCTCACTATGTTTTTATTGGTCAAAAGGTTTTGTTATTGTGTGAGGCCTGATTGGCTACCCTATCATTTTTCATAGACTGACAGACTAAATGCTTGATTGACAGCTTGATTGACAGAGTAATAGTTGAATGGATTCTGGTGGacgactgattgattgattgatattgatGGGTGAGATGTGTGCGGTTACCTGATGGGGACAGATCTTGGACAGCTTGCCTGCTGTGAGGTGTGGAGGGGGCTGGGGGGCCGTGGAGAGGCCGTTCTGAACACACGTACACAGGGAGATCAGAGAGACCAGCAACtcatcctgacagagagagagaagagacatgtATCAATCTCCTAAACACACAGAATCAAACCAGAAATATACATACATAGagatatcacagacacacagggtTGATCTATACCTTGTTGCTCTCTGGTGCAGTGATCTCTCCACAGCATTCCAGTATGGCTTTGAGCTCCTCTGCACTGTGCTCGTCCATTCGGTCCGGTCTGAGTTGGCCCTCGTGGATCAGACGCACCAGAACTGATGGGTCacctggaaaacacacacacacacacacacacacacacacacacacacacacacacacacacacacacacacacacgaatttTACAcacttacatttttatttatcatTGATAAACAGGGCATGAACAAGTAATGATCAATGAAATATCTGAAAGACTTGAGAATGATGTTTATCCTTCCAGTGATTGGCTTCTTCCCCAGCCCTGAGAGAGTGACTTCCTACCTGTGTGCTGTGTGAGGAGCAGGGCCTTGTCCTTCTCTGTGTTGATGACAGTGGAGCTCCTCATCAGTGGTGGGATGAAGGGCGCGATGATGGAGGCGTCGACCCGGGTGATGGGGACACTGCAGGGGAACGCTGCCTGCTCGATGGCCTCACTCTCCATGGTCAGCCAGAAGTCATCCACATGCACCTTGTCTGGAGCCCCGAAGTCTGGCCACGtaaactacaggagagagagcgagacacaggtATCAACATGACTACAACACTATGCACACAAGACAGCTTGACTGTCCTGGGATCAGGCAGGCTAAAACAAATTAAGTAAAGGAAATCATCTATCTGTGGCTCTTTTCAGTCTCCCCCGACCTCCCGTCTCCTCAGTCTCCTCAGTCTACCCCCGACCTCCCGTCTCCTCAGTCTCCTCAGTCTCCCCCGACCTCCCGTCTCCTCAGTCTCCTCAGTCTACCCCCGACCTCCCGTCTCCTCAGTCTCCCCCCGACCTCCCGTCTCCCCCCGACCTCCCGTCTCCTCCTGACCTCCCGTCTCCTCCTGACCTCCCGTCTCCTCCTGACCTCCCGTCTCCTCCTGACCTCCCGTCTCCTCCTGACCTCCCATTCTCCCTCATCTCTCACCTCCACATTCCTAAGCTCCAGCACGTTGTGTGTGTACCGCTGGGCGATCTCCATCTTGGGGGCGATGCCACACACACCACAGATCATGTCGTTGTAGTCCCTCACGGTCAGACACTCAAAGGCCCAGTAGCCACTAACCAGCAGCTCCTGGACATGTGCCAACTCCTCAGGACTCAGAGTGTGGACtgattgatggagagagagacagagttggatgaagagaggagaaagaaaacagagagaaTAGATGAAGTTAGAGAAGGGTGGACATGAACAGAACTCTGTTGAAAACCCTCTGAACCATACGTTGCTCCAAGGAAGTCTTACCAgcgtggttgtggatgtggtccAGGATGGTCCTGACTATCTGGTTAGGATGCCGGCCCAGTCTGACCTGACTCCGGATCTTAAAGAACAGGTCCAGACTCACCAGCAACCTGTTGCCAacgttgaacagacctgggtGGAGGTCGGTGAAGCTGTGCAGGGCCAGACACTGGGGGTTGAGACACACCTTCAACTGGAGAGAGGCTGTCTGGATCAGAGTGTCAGTCAACAGCCAGCAGTCCTCCTGCCCTGCTAAAGAACTATGGTACAAAACACCAGAGAGACATGATAGAGAGACCTGCCCTGCTAAAGAACTATGGTACAAAACACCAGAGAGACATGATAGAGAGACCTGCCCTGCTAAAGAACTATGGTACAAAACACCAGAGAGACATGATAGAGAGACCTGCCCTGCTAAAGAACTATGGTACAAAACACCAGAGAGACATGATAGAGAGACCTGCCCTGCTAAAGAACTATGGTACAAAACACCAGAGAGACATGATAGAGAGACCTGCCCTGCTAAAGAACTATGGTACAAAACACCAGAGAGACATGATAGAGAGACCTGCCCTGCTAAAGAACTATGGTACAAAACACCAGAGAGACATGATAGAGAGACCTGCCCTGCTAAAGAACTATGGTACAAAACACCAGAGAGACATGATAGAGAGACCTGCCCTGCTAAAGAACTATGGTACAAAACACCAGAGAGACATGATAGAGAGACCTGCCCTGCTAAAGAACTATGGTACAAAACACCAGAGAGACCTTTCCTGAAACCACACTATGAAATATGAAACATTTCCAGAAATGTCCAACCCCTGAGCACCAGAAACATCCAACCACTGAGCCATAATAAACCCAAAACCACACAAACAAATCTTCTCACCTCTGTCCTCCcttgaatagcgggtagtgacACAGAGCACAGTGCGTGGCTGCAGACTCATAGAACCGCGGCCAGCCTGACTGGACCTGCACCTCCCCCAGGCCCTCCCCTTCCCCTAGCACCTGGTCCCCGGCCTGGCTGGTGGTGGTGAGGACCACCTGGGTAGAGTTGAGTTCCTGGATGAGGGCCAGGGTGTCATGGAGCTcagcctcactctcagagatctGCAGGGTCTGACGCAGCAGCTGCAGGGTGGACTGGCGCTGAAGCTCCCTCTGGGCTGGGGACAGGGTCCGGTACGGGTCTAACAGAGCTACTGAACCaccctgagtgagtgagtgagtgagtgagtgagtgagtgagtgagtgagtgagtgaatgagggaaaataacagagagagggttggaggatgagaacagagagatgaggaagaattcagacagagagaaatacaaCAACACCAAAACATAgattgcatcctaaatggcacccaattccctataaagtgcactatttttgaccaaagcccgatagggtgccatttcagacgcaccCATAGTGGGATTCTCTCCAGACTGACCTGTGCCTTGGAGCCCTTGGCGTTCTTCCTGGACAGCTCCAAGCCACAGCAGGGGCACTCCGCAGGCTTGTGTCTGTTCTTATAGACATAGCCACATGACGGGTTCTTACAGCGACCCCTGCCCCGCGCCGTAGACAGACCCaggtcctgacacacacacacacacacacacacacacacacacacagttatacagaCTACACTGAGCCTGCAAGAGGTCGTGTGTGGATGGCGTATGCTCCCCAAAATGTAGTTAAAAAGGTCCCACTAACCAGTGTGGAGGTAGAGTTCTGTTTGAGAGGAACCACTGAGAGGATCTTCCCCACTTTATCAGTTACAATATACTGGCTTCTGTCCACAGGAGTAGGGAGAGTCTATAGGACAAAACAACACTGAGAAACCTGGAGACAAACACTTAATCAGCATgtttcagcagtgtgtgtgtgtgtgtatatgtgtgtgtacctgttccaGAGGCGTTGTTGTCACGATCTGGCCGAGCTGTTTCAGAGTGTTAGGCTTCAAACCTGCGATCATCTCACTGAGCTCTGTGGTCCAAACACAATTACCACATCAAACACGTTTGGTTACCTCAGAAACAACTAGTGTCACTTCCCTTAGATCAAAGTAACCACTTTGAAAACGAGTACCTATAGCTTGGCTTGGGTAACCATGATAAAATACAACCATTTTATCATTAAAACATATTATATAGGTACATGTGGGTGTGTATATCATACCTGTGGTTGATTTGCTGCAGTTGGTCTCCTCAACTTTGCCTTTATGAGGAGGGACAGTAATCCACTGGACTAAGGCCCGACCTAGTTTCAGACAGACAAATGTGTGTTTACACCCCAGACAGCATTCATCTTAACAGACTGATCTGAAATAGGGTTTTTGTATCTGTCCACAGCAGTGCCCACCTGTGTTGAATGGGGCAGGGAGGATGGCTCTCACAGGTcgcttttgaccaatcacactgCTCCTTTCCTGTACTTTGACCCTGGCACCAGTCACATGTGTTCCAACCAAAGTTCTGCTCAAAGACAGAACAACTGAAACTTAAAAACCAATCAAAACATGAAGCCCACTAAGAGAAATACTCTTACAGGGCTTGTTTGAAAAATGGTTTCTCAATGTGACCATTAAATGCTAAACCATAAAAGAAGGGCTAAATTAAAGAACTAGATGCTCACATCATAGTAGTCTGTGTCCCTGACACCGCTGGAGCAGGCTGTATGACTCCCTGGCTGATGGCTCTGCCTCCCTCTAGTGGTGGTCCTGGTGTAACTGCACGCTGCTGCACTTGTCCTCTGGGCTCCCGcggtcctctccctcccttccgccATCCAGACATCTTAATGTTCTGATCATCAGAGGGAGGCACACTAGTCTTAGGGGGGTCCCCCGGGTTTGTTGGTGGTTTCTGGGCATACGTCTTGAATGAAGCAGCAGCACCTGGAGTCTTCACCGCCTGAGATGGAAAACGTGGAAGGTTTGTCATACCTCAGAACTGTTAAGTGAACGACTCATTATTTTCCTACCAATAAAATGTCATCTTTACTTCAACATTCATATTATGATGGAATAGATGTTTAAGCCAGGGAATGTGTAGACTTACAGCGGGCACCCACTTGCCCCCCAGGTGGTTGCCACAATCAGGGCAGAAGGGGGGCTTGTGACGGGTCACGTAGACAAAGGAGCAACCCGCTGTCTGACAGCTGCCCCGGCCTCTTCTGGTGTATTTATTCGACTGGAGACAGAAACAAAGATGCTTTAGTAAGAATCTTCTAGTTATGGAGAATGTGTGACTGGTCAAATGACGTGTGTATATTGTAATATATTGCTTGATGATCTAATCAAAGAAAATTGGATGACGGTAAATTGATGCAGTGGAAGAAAATCAGTCTGAGTAGCTTTACCAGTTTGTATGAGGGATTAGTGTCCCGTATCACCCTAGCTCCTACAGGTACCATGACAACAGAGGCTACAGAGCTGGCTCCTGGCAACGTCCTGTGCTCCATCAGATCCTGGGGAAACAAGCGTTTTATCTACCATTACTGCATTGAACAAACAGACAAGGCAAATGAATAGTAACCCTAGACTGTGAATGATCAGCAGTAAGGTAAGCCAGCTCCCTGTGTCGTTGCTAACTAACCTGATTGGGTATGATGGTGACCAGCTCTGTTTTCACGTGCTGCACCGCCGTCCCGCCCACACGTCTCCCGTCAGTCGCCATTCCAATGACACTATAGCCCCCGCCCACCATCCTGGGCTCCTCCTCCTTGAGCAGCAGACCGGCTGACGCCAGGTGAGGTGCATTGTGGGATTCGTGGGCGGCAGAGACTGAGGAAGAGGAGTGATACGATGAGGAGAGGACCCCCTGCAGGGCCCCGGAGTGTGTTAGGGTCACAGCCTTTTCGTCTGTCAGGCCCTCGATGGCGATGCACTGC
This genomic window contains:
- the hmgxb3 gene encoding HMG domain-containing protein 3 isoform X2, encoding METMEVYEETDRRMTEEVESCYTLMEVTSPKKRKKNKAQQGEIMEKPKKPRSAYLLYYFDVHQTMQQEFPSLPQSEINKRISVSWKRLNVADKGYYLEKAKLEKEGMDTSSMGPSQELPGFRRILPRANYVLLPKAAMSDDRTGSQLEVCMEGLDSAVGEGVMPSLSLGSPQYPPLVLGCEVELSEQCIAIEGLTDEKAVTLTHSGALQGVLSSSYHSSSSVSAAHESHNAPHLASAGLLLKEEEPRMVGGGYSVIGMATDGRRVGGTAVQHVKTELVTIIPNQDLMEHRTLPGASSVASVVMVPVGARVIRDTNPSYKLSNKYTRRGRGSCQTAGCSFVYVTRHKPPFCPDCGNHLGGKWVPAAVKTPGAAASFKTYAQKPPTNPGDPPKTSVPPSDDQNIKMSGWRKGGRGPREPRGQVQQRAVTPGPPLEGGRAISQGVIQPAPAVSGTQTTMITLVGTHVTGARVKVQERSSVIGQKRPVRAILPAPFNTGRALVQWITVPPHKGKVEETNCSKSTTELSEMIAGLKPNTLKQLGQIVTTTPLEQTLPTPVDRSQYIVTDKVGKILSVVPLKQNSTSTLDLGLSTARGRGRCKNPSCGYVYKNRHKPAECPCCGLELSRKNAKGSKAQGGSVALLDPYRTLSPAQRELQRQSTLQLLRQTLQISESEAELHDTLALIQELNSTQVVLTTTSQAGDQVLGEGEGLGEVQVQSGWPRFYESAATHCALCHYPLFKGGQSSLAGQEDCWLLTDTLIQTASLQLKVCLNPQCLALHSFTDLHPGLFNVGNRLLVSLDLFFKIRSQVRLGRHPNQIVRTILDHIHNHAVHTLSPEELAHVQELLVSGYWAFECLTVRDYNDMICGVCGIAPKMEIAQRYTHNVLELRNVEFTWPDFGAPDKVHVDDFWLTMESEAIEQAAFPCSVPITRVDASIIAPFIPPLMRSSTVINTEKDKALLLTQHTGDPSVLVRLIHEGQLRPDRMDEHSAEELKAILECCGEITAPESNKDELLVSLISLCTCVQNGLSTAPQPPPHLTAGKLSKICPHQVVCGSKYLVKGETARDHVDLLVSSRYWPPVYVTDSARQVALCTDVQYPELASTMWGRNQGCFSDPMDKPEFVSCAELQDQPYSADLSSVVENPQVHPVTKSSSRWIVHPAGPTDGQEPPCLDHHSMGLCNELEPYCSLVQDLERDNEKEEDEGKEGRKDGFKVEAEVTEGSEVIEEECSEGWLTSLRRRPLAFDNTAYYYLYNRLQDFLSSREVVDQQINTVLKACQPGEVVIRDALYRLGVAQINTEEGEEGEGDGGLEGDTGYEEVVVL
- the hmgxb3 gene encoding HMG domain-containing protein 3 isoform X1, producing the protein METMEVYEETDRRMTEEVESCYTLMEVTSPKKRKKNKAQQGEIMEKPKKPRSAYLLYYFDVHQTMQQEFPSLPQSEINKRISVSWKRLNVADKGYYLEKAKLEKEGMDTSSMGPSQELPGFRRILPRANYVLLPKAAMSDDRTGSQLEVCMEGLDSAVGEGVMPSLSLGSPQYPPLVLGCEVELSEQCIAIEGLTDEKAVTLTHSGALQGVLSSSYHSSSSVSAAHESHNAPHLASAGLLLKEEEPRMVGGGYSVIGMATDGRRVGGTAVQHVKTELVTIIPNQDLMEHRTLPGASSVASVVMVPVGARVIRDTNPSYKLSNKYTRRGRGSCQTAGCSFVYVTRHKPPFCPDCGNHLGGKWVPAAVKTPGAAASFKTYAQKPPTNPGDPPKTSVPPSDDQNIKMSGWRKGGRGPREPRGQVQQRAVTPGPPLEGGRAISQGVIQPAPAVSGTQTTMITLVGTHVTGARVKVQERSSVIGQKRPVRAILPAPFNTGRALVQWITVPPHKGKVEETNCSKSTTELSEMIAGLKPNTLKQLGQIVTTTPLEQTLPTPVDRSQYIVTDKVGKILSVVPLKQNSTSTLDLGLSTARGRGRCKNPSCGYVYKNRHKPAECPCCGLELSRKNAKGSKAQGGSVALLDPYRTLSPAQRELQRQSTLQLLRQTLQISESEAELHDTLALIQELNSTQVVLTTTSQAGDQVLGEGEGLGEVQVQSGWPRFYESAATHCALCHYPLFKGGQSSLAGQVSLSCLSGVLYHSSLAGQVSLSCLSGVLYHSSLAGQVSLSCLSGVLYHSSLAGQVSLSCLSGVLYHSSLAGQVSLSCLSGVLYHSSLAGQVSLSCLSGVLYHSSLAGQVSLSCLSGVLYHSSLAGQVSLSCLSGVLYHSSLAGQVSLSCLSGVLYHSSLAGQEDCWLLTDTLIQTASLQLKVCLNPQCLALHSFTDLHPGLFNVGNRLLVSLDLFFKIRSQVRLGRHPNQIVRTILDHIHNHAVHTLSPEELAHVQELLVSGYWAFECLTVRDYNDMICGVCGIAPKMEIAQRYTHNVLELRNVEFTWPDFGAPDKVHVDDFWLTMESEAIEQAAFPCSVPITRVDASIIAPFIPPLMRSSTVINTEKDKALLLTQHTGDPSVLVRLIHEGQLRPDRMDEHSAEELKAILECCGEITAPESNKDELLVSLISLCTCVQNGLSTAPQPPPHLTAGKLSKICPHQVVCGSKYLVKGETARDHVDLLVSSRYWPPVYVTDSARQVALCTDVQYPELASTMWGRNQGCFSDPMDKPEFVSCAELQDQPYSADLSSVVENPQVHPVTKSSSRWIVHPAGPTDGQEPPCLDHHSMGLCNELEPYCSLVQDLERDNEKEEDEGKEGRKDGFKVEAEVTEGSEVIEEECSEGWLTSLRRRPLAFDNTAYYYLYNRLQDFLSSREVVDQQINTVLKACQPGEVVIRDALYRLGVAQINTEEGEEGEGDGGLEGDTGYEEVVVL